From Candidatus Methanoperedens sp., one genomic window encodes:
- the truA gene encoding tRNA pseudouridine(38-40) synthase TruA — protein sequence MRIAMKVGYIGTDYHGFQIQPGVKTIEGELFASLVKPGLIKSPHEANYIASGRTDKGVHALGQVIAFDTPESGLAIPAAINSNLPGTIWTWARAQVPDNFDPRRHAKSREYMYIMPGKLDISLMKSASGLIEGKHDFSNFITPEKGRNSSTVVYSLNIRTVGEFTIMDISADHFLWHMVRKIATALKMIGSGKRDIPWLEKMLQPSQFHEALEPAPAHGLILKNVEYRDIDWKDDAYAKKKTSDNLEDEFLWHRVMAQMLNELKKDMTLKTE from the coding sequence ATGCGAATAGCCATGAAAGTTGGATACATCGGCACAGATTATCATGGATTCCAGATACAGCCTGGTGTGAAAACTATTGAGGGTGAGCTTTTTGCATCCCTTGTGAAACCGGGTCTCATCAAAAGCCCCCATGAGGCAAATTATATCGCATCAGGAAGAACCGACAAAGGAGTTCATGCACTCGGTCAGGTGATAGCGTTTGATACGCCTGAATCAGGTTTAGCGATCCCCGCGGCTATCAACAGCAATCTTCCCGGAACAATATGGACATGGGCAAGAGCGCAGGTGCCTGATAATTTTGATCCTCGCCGCCATGCAAAATCCAGGGAATACATGTATATCATGCCAGGGAAATTGGATATCTCTCTTATGAAAAGTGCATCAGGATTAATAGAAGGCAAACATGATTTTTCAAATTTTATCACTCCTGAGAAAGGACGAAACAGTTCAACCGTAGTTTATAGTTTAAATATCCGCACAGTAGGTGAGTTCACGATCATGGATATAAGCGCAGACCATTTTCTATGGCACATGGTCAGGAAAATTGCAACAGCATTGAAAATGATAGGAAGTGGGAAAAGGGATATTCCGTGGCTTGAAAAGATGCTTCAGCCTTCGCAATTCCATGAAGCGCTGGAGCCGGCCCCTGCTCACGGGCTGATCCTGAAGAATGTGGAATACAGGGATATTGACTGGAAAGATGATGCATATGCAAAAAAGAAGACATCGGATAACCTGGAAGATGAGTTCTTATGGCATAGAGTAATGGCGCAAATGCTAAATGAACTTAAAAAAGACATGACATTAAAAACGGAATAA